The following are encoded together in the Labrus mixtus chromosome 2, fLabMix1.1, whole genome shotgun sequence genome:
- the LOC132990440 gene encoding polyunsaturated fatty acid lipoxygenase ALOX15B-like has translation MANYEVTVSTGNLLYANTFNNIYIKLVGTDGESNHTWLLNISGPLAFNTGAESTFTLSCTNSIGKLLLIELDKHPVIVFPEDAWFPNKVEVKSPEGQTFNFPIYRWITDSEVHLYRDGKALLVYEDTHPLGKYSREKELKEREEDYQWHVYKQGIPHCMKAENTGSLPLEVHFSFTKKTEFVFTAAEGLIELKLDGLGDCTEKWTDMDSIYRAFCCKITDISVYVQKHWKEDEFFAYQFLNGVNPMLIRRCTAIPKNFPVTESMVFIHGPHTLEEELKNENIYLCDYKLLDGVEANTINGKKQYLMAPLVLLQRTPDDKLMPIAIQLKQTPGEDNPIFCPTDSEYDWLMAKIFVRSADFNLHELSIHLLHTHLLAEVFAVSLLRNVPMVHPLYKLLVPHTRYSLQINLVARNRLISKDGTFTKYAACGGEGMFTILKRSMASMTYSSLCIPDDIAERGMEAVPNYYYRDDGLKLWDIIHKFVKGILNCYYKSDADVERDSELQKWISDIFVEGFLSNANTGIPQGFATVAALVKFVTMVIFTCSVQHSAVNSGQYDYGAWMPNTPISLQLPPPTTKGTTSEATMLETFSDVNVTVQGMAIMHLLSKQSTDFVPLGHYPDEHFFEKIPCKLIKEFQGDLEIQSVIIKVRNENLDVPYTYMNPTVMENSVAI, from the exons ATGGCAAATTATGAAGTGACTGTCTCCACTGGCAATCTCCTCTACGCCAACACTTTCAACAATATCTACATTAAGCTGGTGGGGACAGATGGGGAGAGCAATCACACCTGGCTCCTGAACATCTCAGGGCCTTTAGCCTTCAACACTGGAGCA GAGTCTACTTTCACCCTGTCCTGCACTAACTCCATTGGAAAGCTGCTCCTGATAGAGCTGGACAAACATCCGGTCATAGTTTTCCCTGAAGACGCCTGGTTTCCTAACAAGGTGGAAGTGAAATCCCCTGAAGGACAAACTTTCAACTTTCCTATCTACCGCTGGATCACTGACAGTGAGGTGCACCTTTACAGGGATGGAAAAG cTCTTTTGGTCTATGAAGACACCCATCCTCTTGGCAAGTACAGTCGGGAAAAGGAGCTAAAGGAGCGAGAGGAAGACTATCA ATGGCATGTGTATAAACAGGGAATCCCCCATTGCATGAAGGCAGAAAACACTGGGTCTCTGCCTTTGGAGGTCCATTTCTCCTTCACCAAGAAAACAGAGTTTGTCTTCACTGCAGCTGAAGG GTTGATTGAGCTGAAACTGGATGGTCTGGGTGATTGCACAGAGAAGTGGACTGACATGGATAGTATCTACCGGGCATTCTGCTGCAAAATCACTGACATATCAG TCTATGTCCAGAAACATTGGAAGGAGGATGAATTCTTCGCCTACCAGTTTCTAAATGGCGTCAACCCCATGCTGATCCGACGCTGTACAGCCATACCGAAGAACTTTCCAGTCACTGAAAGCATGGTCTTCATCCATGGTCCACATACCCTGGAAGAGGAATTAAAG aatgaaaacataTACCTGTGTGACTACAAGCTTTTGGATGGAGTGGAAGCAAACACCATCAATGGGAAGAAGCAGTACTTGATGGCTCCCCTCGTCCTGCTCCAAAGAACACCAGATGACAAGCTGATGCCAATCGCTATTCAG CTGAAGCAGACTCCTGGAGAGGACAATCCCATCTTTTGTCCTACTGATTCTGAGTACGACTGGTTGATGGCCAAGATTTTTGTGAGAAGTGCAGATTTCAACCTCCATGAACTCAGTattcacctgctgcacacgcATCTGCTGGCTGAAGTTTTTGCTGTATCTCTACTGCGAAATGTGCCCATGGTGCATCCACTGTACAAG CTGCTCGTCCCCCACACTCGCTACAGCCTGCAGATCAACCTCGTGGCTCGAAATCGGCTCATTTCTAAGGATGGTACTTTCACAAAG TACGCAGCTTGTGGTGGAGAGGGTATGTTCACAATCCTGAAGAGATCAATGGCCTCAATGACCTACAGCTCCCTCTGCATACCAGATGACATCGCTGAGCGTGGGATGGAGGCTGTACCCAACTACTACTACAGAGATGATGGACTCAAGCTTTGGGATATCATCCACAA GTTTGTGAAGGGAATCCTCAACTGCTACTACAAGAGTGACGCTGACGTCGAGAGAGACTCTGAACTGCAGAAGTggatttcagacatttttgtaGAGGGATTCCTTTCCAACGCAAACACAG GAATTCCCCAGGGCTTTGCCACCGTGGCTGCGTTGGTGAAGTTTGTCACCATGGTGATCTTCACCTGCTCGGTACAGCACTCAGCTGTGAATTCTGGACAG TATGACTATGGTGCCTGGATGCCTAACACTCCCATCTCCCTGCAACTTCCTCCACCAACCACCAAGGGGACAACAAGCGAGGCCACCATGCTGGAGACGTTCTCTGATGTCAATGTGACAGTTCAGGGGATGGCCATCATGCATCTTCTCAGCAAGCAATCCACTGACTTT GTCCCCCTTGGCCACTATCCGGACGAGCACTTCTTTGAGAAGATTCCCTGCAAGCTGATTAAGGAGTTTCAAGGAGACCTGGAAATACAAAGTGTAATCATCAAAGTCAGAAACGAGAATCTGGATGTCCCATACACATACATGAACCCAACTGTGATGGAAAATAGTGTGGCTATTTAA